AAGCAGGCGGGCAGCGCCTTCTGGACGGTGTCGATGTGACGATCCGGAAGGGATCGCGGACCCTTGTCATGGGTCCCAACGGCGCAGGCAAGAGCCTGCTGCTGCGGTTGCTCCACGGATTGCTCAAGCCACAGCAGGGCACGATTTTCTGGCAGGGCAATCCACTCACGAAACAGGATCTGCGGTCGCAGGCGATGGTGTTCCAGCGCCCGGTGCTGTTGCGGCGGTCCGTTCTCGCCAATCTCAAGTTTGCCCTGTCGGTACGCGGCCTTCGCGGCTCGGAGCGTGCGCGCAAGATCGACGCTGCCCTCGCCTCCGCCGGCCTCGATCATCTTGCCAAACGGCCGGCCCGCGTTCTCTCCGGTGGCGAACAGCAGCGACTGGCGGTCGTCCGGGCGCTTGCGTGCGACCCCGACCTCCTGTTTCTGGATGAGCCGACGGCGAACCTTGACCCCGCCTCGACCGCCGCGATCGAAAATCTCGTGCTGGAAGCCAATGCCCGAGGCGTCACGATCGTTCTCGTCACCCACGATGCCGGTCAGGCCCACCGTCTCGGCGAGGATGTCGTTTTCCTTCAGGATGGCATGGTTGCCGAAACGGGATCCGCGCACCAGGTTCTGAATGCGCCGCAAAGCGAACCGGCCCGCGCGTGGCACGACGGCAGGCTTTACCTTGGCCCCGAAACCCGGTCCGTTGCGGACCGATCCAGGAGGACACATTGATCAGACACCTGTTGAGGTTTGCGATTGCAACGCTTGTTGCAGGCGCAGCGGCTGTCTCGATTGCCTATGCCGACGACGAAAAGTTCATCATCGTTCAATCGACCACCTCGACTCAGAATTCAGGCCTGTTCGATCATGTTCTTCCCGCCTTCCGGGACAAGACAGGGATTGAGGTACGCGTTGTCGCCGTCGGCACGGGTCAGGCGATCCGCAACGCCGTCAATGGCGACGGCGACGTGCTCCTGGTGCATTCGAAACCGTCCGAGGAAAAGTTCGTTGCTGACGGCTTCGGCCTCTCCCGCGCCGACGTCATGTACAATGACTTCGTGATCGTCGGCCCCGCTTCCGATCCTGCAGGGATCAAGGGCAGCCGCGACGTGGTAGCCGCTCTGCCGAAGATCGCGGAAGCCGAGGTCCCCTTCGCCTCGCGCGGTGACGACAGCGGCACGCACAAGGCGGAACTCCGCCTCTGGAAAGCCGCGGACATCGATGCAGCCGCGTCGTCCGGGACCTGGTACCGGGAAACAGGTTCGGGCATGGGCTCCACGTTGAACACGGCCATCGGCATGGACGCCTATGCCATGACGGACCGGGCGACATGGATCGCCTTCGGCAACAAGGGCACGCACGACATCATGGTCGAAGGCGACCCGCGCATGTTCAACCAGTACGGCGTAATCCTTGTGAACCCCGAGGCGCATCCGCATGTGCGGGCAGAAACGGGCCAGGTGTTCATCGACTGGCTGCTGTCCAGGGAAGGCCAGGCCGCGATCGCCGATTACAAGGTCGACGGTCAGCAGCTGTTTTTTCCCAACGCAAATGACGGCTCCAGCTGACCACGATTGAACCAGCCCGGACGGTGAAGGGTGCCGCACACGCATTGCTGTCCGGTTTAGAAAGTACGGTCGAACTTATGTCGTTGAGAAAGCTGCATAGTTCCTTGCGGCGCTAAATCGGGATACGGAATTGTTCCCCTGATTTGTCGTCCCGGTTTGTCGTGATAGCGGCAAGACCGGGACCCAGTACCCGTTGCGGCCGGAGACTGAAACAAGACGGAAAATCCGGTGGTTACTGGGTTCCGGCCTTCCGCTGCGCTTCAGCCGGAATGACAAGCTCTTAGGCTGGGATCGCCTCGCTAGATCAAGTCCGAGTTAAACCGGACTGCAGTGCTACACACGAGACTGTGACCGGTCTGTGATTGTTGGCGGCCGCGCTGATACGGCATGGTGTCCGCCAACGTGGTTGGAGACGGCATGCTGAAGAAACTCATCCCGGCAGTTCTTGCATTGATCTGCGCTAGCCCCGCTATGGCCGTCGTTCTCGGCGGTGAGATTGTCGACCAGCGCGGCAACGGCGAATTCGTTCTTCTGGATACGAGTAAACCCTTCAGCGTTGGTGCCGATAACTTCAACACAGACAACCTTTACGCATTTGACGAGGACCAGAATATCGTTCTGACGGAGCCGATCCGGGTCGACTTCGGAGGCGACAACGGCGTTATCCGGCAGGGCGAAACCATTGCAAGCCACTATGTCTTCTTCGATAGTTTTGCAGGCGTTCACTACGGTTACGTGGACTTCGATGCACCCGTCCTCGGCATCGCCGCGTTTCAGGACACGATGGCGGCAACCGACTTCCTCGCGAACAATGATGTAAATTACATCAGCACCGAACTGCGCGGACTGGAGCCGGGCGATCGGGTCTGGGTCGACAGCCGGAACCCCAATCGCCTCTGGGTGTTCTGGGCGGGGTCATCGCCCGGCGACTATATCCGGGTCTTCACTGAAAAGTCGCTCGGCGCGATGATGTAAAGTGAACCGTGATACTGCCAGGCAGTGCCGTCCTGGTGGACAGACTTACTCTCCCAGCCTGACAGAGGAACTGCTGCCCTGCTCGGCGCTTGAGAAGCCTGCGCGATCGAGAACCTGGCTTGCACCGATGGAAATGACCACGATTGCGGCAAAGGCCGCGAACATAGCTCTCATTGTGTTTCTCCGTTCTTGTCCTGCGAGCCAGCCGCCGTTTTCAGATAATTAACCAGGTCGGTCCGGTCCTCGGGCTTGGCGATGACCTGCATCGGCATTTTCGAGCCGGGGATGAAGTGATCCGGGCCATCCAGAAACAGCTGATCGATCGTCTCTTCCGTCCAGATGATATCAGACCCGGTCAGGGTTTTCGAATAGGGATAGTCCGGCAGCGTACCGGCGCGCCGTCCGAAGACCTCATAAAGGCTCGGCCCCGCCTTGCGTGCGCTGCCCGCGGTCAGGGCGTGGCATATGGAACATTTGCGCGCGAACTGCCGTTCGCCATTCGACATCTGCTCCGGCTGGCGCAGGAATTGCGGTGTTTCCTTCGCCATCGGATCGAATTTCCCAAGGCCGGCAACCGGCCAGGAATAGACGATATCCTCGATCCCGCCGGCGTGCAGAACCTCGCCGTCCCTCGAAAAGGCCAGCGCCCAGATCGGCCCCTTCAATGCTGCCTTGAAGTCGGATTCGATCGTCCATGTTTCGGTGTCGAAAACGGTGATGTAGCCATGACCGTCACCGGTCGCGAGCCGCTTGCCGTCTTCGCTGAGAGACATGGCAAGAATGGGCCGCCGCTCCAGTGTGAAATCGTGGAGCCGCTCGCCGCTTTCGATGTCGACGATGCGCGTGACACCGTCCTGCGATCCATAGGCCACCCAGGTCTCATTGCTGTTCCGGCCGCCGAGCACCAGCACGTTCACGCCGAACCCGTTTCTGACAATGACCCGCTTTTCGGCCCTGGCGGCCACATCCCAGAGTATGATGGACCCGTCGACGGACGCGGAGTAAAGCCAGGCCCCGTCCGCCGAGAACGCGACCTTGTTCACGCCTGCACTATGACCGCTCAGGAATGTCGGCGCGCCGCCATCCACGGGCCAGAGGCCGATCTTCGCGTCCCAGCTTGCGCTGGCGATCGTCTTGCCGTCGGGAGACACCGCCAGACCCATGACCTTCGCCGTGTGGCCCTCGCGTTTATCCTGGGAACCGTTCTTAAGGTTCCAGAGGATCAGGGCGTTGTCATCACCGGCCGACACGACGAGTTCGTCATTGACAAACCGCACCACCTTG
This region of uncultured Roseibium sp. genomic DNA includes:
- a CDS encoding ATP-binding cassette domain-containing protein, whose product is MRDAGFDMPAAASASRQSLAPEPLLEARGLVFEAGGQRLLDGVDVTIRKGSRTLVMGPNGAGKSLLLRLLHGLLKPQQGTIFWQGNPLTKQDLRSQAMVFQRPVLLRRSVLANLKFALSVRGLRGSERARKIDAALASAGLDHLAKRPARVLSGGEQQRLAVVRALACDPDLLFLDEPTANLDPASTAAIENLVLEANARGVTIVLVTHDAGQAHRLGEDVVFLQDGMVAETGSAHQVLNAPQSEPARAWHDGRLYLGPETRSVADRSRRTH
- a CDS encoding substrate-binding domain-containing protein, whose product is MATLVAGAAAVSIAYADDEKFIIVQSTTSTQNSGLFDHVLPAFRDKTGIEVRVVAVGTGQAIRNAVNGDGDVLLVHSKPSEEKFVADGFGLSRADVMYNDFVIVGPASDPAGIKGSRDVVAALPKIAEAEVPFASRGDDSGTHKAELRLWKAADIDAAASSGTWYRETGSGMGSTLNTAIGMDAYAMTDRATWIAFGNKGTHDIMVEGDPRMFNQYGVILVNPEAHPHVRAETGQVFIDWLLSREGQAAIADYKVDGQQLFFPNANDGSS
- a CDS encoding c-type cytochrome — translated: MVLFLSLILSGPSFAADFETLKGHGGPVMDITVSRDSGRVATASFDNAVGIWSGRKPDWLDGHEAAVKVVRFVNDELVVSAGDDNALILWNLKNGSQDKREGHTAKVMGLAVSPDGKTIASASWDAKIGLWPVDGGAPTFLSGHSAGVNKVAFSADGAWLYSASVDGSIILWDVAARAEKRVIVRNGFGVNVLVLGGRNSNETWVAYGSQDGVTRIVDIESGERLHDFTLERRPILAMSLSEDGKRLATGDGHGYITVFDTETWTIESDFKAALKGPIWALAFSRDGEVLHAGGIEDIVYSWPVAGLGKFDPMAKETPQFLRQPEQMSNGERQFARKCSICHALTAGSARKAGPSLYEVFGRRAGTLPDYPYSKTLTGSDIIWTEETIDQLFLDGPDHFIPGSKMPMQVIAKPEDRTDLVNYLKTAAGSQDKNGETQ